In one window of Poriferisphaera corsica DNA:
- a CDS encoding dienelactone hydrolase family protein: protein MGTERKCTNLTSCLPGVLCFAIFSGFGVCGEAIAISPTEALAISREAQYSTMPYRIFDATEASADNKVPLIIFMHGSGELRSWIPSSQINKKHINWSMTPIVDKSRTTAFNSYVVAPNHDSRNGELDAGFVEHLLATLPNVDSKRVYVTGLSAGGIGTLIQSHENPNLIAGGVALGSQYKDFIPELGASGVPLWLFHGEDDGTFNYNQIDKMYSTLKANGSPSRYTLKNNIGHSNWSDIYNDSYSSQYVGGHARDLGKDTIWEWLFNQNLDVRNNEPRGLLEGEKIRIDFGPRSKYTKDSSTGKDSVEVLMSGKLDAADNHWNDAVADSVGAAGSVLNVTSNTTGELTKVGLEIVDGFSYWDSKGEAGSSLFGDLKMRDTWYVDKNKTASFKLTGLEAGGHYRLLLTGSQHGYSYTDDYETEFTVNGEKTWYDANDNLSDFAEYADLMADENGELLVEVMASSRTGNKVGYLGALELEALSVPEPGAGLLMLAMSGLLWRRR, encoded by the coding sequence GTGGGTACAGAAAGAAAATGCACCAATTTGACTAGTTGCCTGCCTGGGGTGTTGTGTTTTGCTATTTTTAGTGGATTCGGTGTATGCGGAGAGGCGATAGCGATATCGCCAACGGAGGCATTGGCGATAAGCCGAGAAGCGCAATACAGCACGATGCCGTATCGGATATTTGATGCGACAGAGGCGAGTGCAGACAACAAGGTGCCGTTGATCATATTTATGCACGGTTCGGGCGAGCTGCGATCGTGGATACCAAGTAGCCAGATCAATAAGAAACATATCAATTGGAGCATGACGCCGATTGTCGACAAATCGCGAACAACGGCGTTTAACTCGTATGTTGTGGCGCCGAATCATGATTCGCGGAATGGGGAGCTGGATGCGGGATTTGTGGAGCATTTGCTGGCGACGTTGCCGAATGTTGATTCGAAGCGGGTGTATGTGACAGGGCTGAGCGCGGGGGGTATTGGGACACTGATTCAGAGTCATGAAAACCCGAACTTGATAGCGGGCGGCGTAGCGTTGGGTAGTCAGTACAAGGATTTCATTCCGGAGCTTGGCGCGTCGGGTGTGCCGCTATGGCTTTTCCATGGTGAGGATGATGGCACATTCAACTATAACCAGATTGACAAGATGTATTCGACGTTGAAGGCGAACGGGTCACCGAGCCGGTATACGTTGAAGAATAATATTGGCCACTCGAATTGGAGCGATATTTATAATGACTCGTATTCGAGTCAGTATGTTGGCGGACATGCACGGGATCTGGGTAAGGATACGATCTGGGAATGGTTGTTTAACCAGAATTTGGATGTTCGGAATAATGAGCCTCGCGGGTTACTGGAAGGGGAAAAAATTCGCATTGATTTTGGGCCTAGATCGAAGTACACGAAAGATAGTTCAACGGGCAAGGATTCTGTGGAAGTACTGATGTCTGGGAAGCTTGATGCGGCAGATAATCATTGGAATGATGCGGTGGCAGATAGCGTAGGCGCGGCTGGAAGCGTGCTAAACGTGACGTCGAATACGACGGGCGAATTGACGAAGGTTGGGCTTGAGATTGTGGACGGGTTTAGCTACTGGGATAGCAAAGGCGAAGCAGGCTCATCATTGTTTGGCGACTTGAAGATGCGCGACACATGGTATGTTGACAAGAACAAGACGGCGTCGTTTAAGCTCACGGGGCTGGAAGCTGGCGGGCATTACAGGCTGCTGCTGACGGGTTCGCAACACGGGTACTCGTATACGGATGATTACGAGACAGAGTTCACGGTGAATGGCGAAAAGACCTGGTACGATGCGAATGATAACCTGAGTGATTTCGCTGAGTATGCGGATCTTATGGCGGATGAGAATGGAGAATTGCTGGTTGAGGTGATGGCCAGTAGCCGAACTGGTAATAAGGTTGGCTATCTTGGAGCGTTGGAGTTGGAAGCATTGAGCGTGCCTGAACCGGGGGCCGGGTTGTTGATGTTGGCGATGAGCGGGCTGCTTTGGCGGCGGCGTTGA
- a CDS encoding ABC transporter ATP-binding protein — protein sequence MDSVNKHGSQPLLEVKNLKTYFPVKRGLLRKHVGNVKAVDDVSFTVGHQETVGLVGESGCGKSTVGRTILRLIPATHGEVSFNGEDVLGTSSGRMKQLRREMQMIFQDPVGSLNPRMTIRRIIGEPMQVHKVASGSELDDRIAVLLEKCGMLPEHMYRYPHEFSGGQRQRIGIARALALNPKFIVCDEPVSALDVSVQSQILNLLADLQEEFGLSYLFIAHNLAVVEHFCDRIAVMYLGRIVEMADRDTLYANPIHPYTKALLSAAPSPDPRRKKQRIMLLGDVPSPISLFEDEKKLAADIAAGNIEEMSEEEKAERAAEASDDIEIVTRKRLLDRPPLVEVENGHWVSQRA from the coding sequence ATGGACTCAGTGAATAAGCATGGTTCACAACCTCTTTTGGAGGTAAAGAACCTGAAGACGTATTTCCCGGTAAAACGTGGATTACTGCGCAAGCATGTGGGGAATGTGAAGGCTGTGGACGATGTTTCGTTCACAGTGGGGCATCAGGAAACGGTGGGGCTTGTGGGGGAATCGGGGTGCGGCAAGTCAACGGTAGGCAGGACGATATTAAGGTTGATCCCGGCAACCCATGGGGAAGTTAGTTTTAACGGGGAGGACGTGCTGGGGACAAGCAGTGGGCGGATGAAACAGCTGCGACGTGAGATGCAGATGATTTTCCAGGATCCAGTGGGGAGCTTGAATCCGAGGATGACAATCAGGCGGATCATTGGTGAGCCGATGCAGGTACATAAGGTCGCAAGTGGGTCGGAGTTGGATGATCGGATTGCGGTATTGCTGGAGAAATGTGGGATGTTGCCGGAGCATATGTACCGGTATCCGCATGAGTTTTCAGGGGGTCAACGGCAGCGGATTGGGATCGCGAGGGCACTTGCGCTAAATCCGAAGTTTATAGTGTGTGATGAGCCTGTGAGTGCGCTTGATGTTTCGGTGCAGAGCCAAATTTTGAACTTGCTGGCTGACTTACAGGAAGAGTTTGGGCTGAGCTATCTGTTTATCGCGCATAATCTGGCGGTGGTGGAGCATTTCTGCGACCGGATTGCGGTGATGTACTTGGGGCGGATTGTTGAGATGGCGGATCGTGATACGTTGTATGCAAACCCGATACATCCGTACACGAAGGCGCTTTTGAGTGCCGCACCGAGTCCTGACCCGAGAAGGAAAAAACAGCGGATTATGTTGCTGGGCGATGTGCCGAGCCCGATCAGTTTATTTGAGGATGAGAAGAAACTAGCAGCGGATATTGCGGCAGGGAACATTGAAGAAATGTCTGAAGAAGAGAAAGCAGAAAGGGCTGCAGAAGCTAGTGATGATATTGAGATTGTGACAAGAAAGCGATTGCTGGATCGGCCGCCGCTGGTTGAAGTTGAGAATGGGCATTGGGTGAGTCAGCGCGCCTAA
- the trmD gene encoding tRNA (guanosine(37)-N1)-methyltransferase TrmD, with protein MRIDICTLFPEMFEGVLGSSILKRAAEPVVDKSDGSVREAVCSYHTWNIRDYTTNRHQKVDQPPYGGGPGMVIQCQPVFDCVNAVREVKGDDGVVLPKGRLIHLTPQGKVWDQKMAEEMAKEERVIFLAGHYEAIDQRVIDELEPVEVSIGDYVLSGGELAAMVMIDSIVRLIPGALGHEESAHQDSFSEGANRLLDCSHYTRPATWEGREVPSVLMSGNHAKIEAWRREEALQNTKARRPDLLGEAESRDD; from the coding sequence ATGAGAATTGATATTTGCACATTGTTTCCAGAGATGTTTGAAGGGGTACTGGGTAGTTCGATCTTGAAGCGGGCGGCTGAGCCTGTGGTTGATAAATCGGACGGCTCGGTGAGGGAGGCGGTATGCTCGTATCACACGTGGAATATTAGGGACTACACGACGAACCGGCATCAAAAAGTAGATCAGCCGCCGTATGGTGGCGGGCCGGGAATGGTGATTCAGTGCCAACCGGTGTTTGATTGCGTCAATGCGGTACGTGAAGTGAAGGGTGATGATGGGGTTGTGCTACCGAAGGGGAGATTGATTCACCTGACGCCGCAAGGGAAGGTGTGGGATCAGAAGATGGCGGAGGAGATGGCAAAGGAAGAGCGAGTCATTTTTCTGGCGGGGCATTACGAAGCAATTGATCAACGGGTCATCGACGAGTTAGAGCCAGTGGAAGTTTCGATCGGTGATTATGTATTGAGTGGTGGGGAGTTGGCGGCGATGGTGATGATTGACTCGATCGTGCGATTGATTCCGGGTGCGCTTGGGCATGAAGAGAGTGCGCATCAGGATTCGTTTTCGGAGGGGGCTAATCGGTTATTAGATTGCTCTCACTATACGAGGCCAGCGACGTGGGAAGGCCGAGAGGTGCCGAGCGTGTTGATGTCGGGGAATCATGCGAAGATTGAGGCATGGCGCCGCGAGGAAGCGCTACAGAATACGAAGGCAAGACGGCCTGATTTACTCGGTGAGGCGGAGTCGCGCGATGATTGA
- the rpsP gene encoding 30S ribosomal protein S16 gives MTTLPRFTARNCHLSWRDWAGEQEILPSGDTEMVRLRLTRMGRTHSPYYRICAMDSRSARDSRAIEYLGQYDPCNKDEEKQINVNVERAQYWISVGAQPSETVASILKKAGVDPTPGKKA, from the coding sequence ATGACGACCCTGCCCCGTTTTACGGCCAGAAATTGCCATTTATCGTGGCGAGATTGGGCTGGTGAGCAGGAAATTTTGCCCTCCGGAGACACCGAAATGGTTAGATTACGTTTGACTCGTATGGGTCGCACCCACAGTCCTTACTACCGTATTTGTGCAATGGACTCACGTTCAGCACGCGACAGTCGGGCGATCGAATATTTAGGTCAGTACGATCCTTGCAACAAGGACGAAGAGAAGCAGATCAACGTAAACGTTGAGCGTGCACAGTACTGGATCTCAGTTGGTGCTCAGCCATCGGAAACGGTTGCAAGTATCTTGAAGAAGGCTGGCGTTGATCCGACGCCGGGCAAGAAGGCCTAA
- a CDS encoding DUF3592 domain-containing protein — MGHKLSAIPLMIFGTLWCGFIGFFIWMAGPNMYWQVMAEGFPTTPGIVTSSNIDVDSDSYRAKIVFEYEVNGKAYESDTYRFGTIGTSNSGTSKAVKKRFPAGQEVTVYYDANDPERAVLVTGLQKVDYVLCIFLMPFVCVGIGIWLGVSKILFGKSYNSSGGVKVKENGDEVVAEFERTPGVAVALIIMGASGFVGAFLFGFAGDALPLIAAQGYFALLVGGGLYAGVSKTIKNRMTPRQLVFDVYRDKFRFTYGEHTEWMDFDQIRSIHYQRDKKRKSSRDFSVDLTLKYVANDGEEVERKLTSAKNTDTAMRWIEYVCKLTGFDPIRERVVKTKPMKEA; from the coding sequence ATGGGGCATAAATTAAGCGCAATTCCGCTGATGATTTTTGGGACGTTGTGGTGTGGATTTATTGGATTCTTCATTTGGATGGCTGGGCCAAACATGTATTGGCAAGTCATGGCGGAGGGTTTTCCGACAACGCCAGGGATTGTGACAAGTAGCAACATTGATGTTGATAGCGATAGCTACCGCGCGAAAATTGTGTTTGAATATGAGGTGAATGGAAAAGCATACGAAAGTGACACATATCGTTTTGGAACGATCGGCACTTCTAATTCGGGTACGTCTAAAGCGGTAAAAAAGAGATTTCCAGCGGGTCAAGAGGTGACGGTTTATTATGATGCGAATGATCCAGAGCGTGCGGTGCTGGTGACAGGACTGCAAAAAGTGGATTATGTGCTGTGCATTTTTTTGATGCCATTTGTATGCGTGGGAATCGGGATATGGCTTGGGGTATCGAAGATCCTGTTTGGCAAATCGTATAATAGTAGTGGTGGCGTTAAGGTAAAAGAAAATGGGGATGAGGTTGTTGCAGAATTTGAACGCACGCCGGGGGTTGCGGTGGCGTTGATCATTATGGGTGCGAGTGGTTTTGTTGGTGCGTTTTTATTTGGCTTTGCAGGCGATGCGTTGCCTTTGATTGCGGCACAGGGTTATTTTGCCCTATTGGTTGGTGGCGGTTTGTATGCTGGAGTGTCGAAGACAATTAAGAACCGAATGACGCCACGGCAGTTGGTGTTTGATGTGTATCGGGACAAATTTCGGTTTACCTATGGGGAGCATACGGAATGGATGGATTTTGATCAGATTCGGAGCATACATTATCAAAGAGACAAGAAGCGGAAATCTTCGCGAGATTTTAGTGTGGATCTGACGCTGAAGTATGTGGCGAATGATGGGGAAGAGGTTGAACGGAAGTTAACAAGTGCGAAGAACACGGATACCGCGATGAGGTGGATTGAATACGTGTGCAAGCTGACAGGATTTGATCCGATCAGGGAGCGGGTTGTTAAGACAAAGCCGATGAAGGAAGCCTGA